Sequence from the Aromatoleum petrolei genome:
GTGCGCTCAAACCCGCGCGCGTAGTGCCGCCTCCCGCGGTGGCGGAGTGCAAGTCTGCATGAGCCCGTGTCGCGCCCTCCGCCTCTCCAGGGGCATCGTCAAGCGCCCCATCTTGTGTTTGAATCCTGCGTCGTGAGCGCCTTCGTCGCGCGCGCCGGCGCAAGCCCTTTCTGTTCTACCTGGACTGCAACCGACCATGAACAATGACCTTCCCAACGCCATCCTGGAACTCGCTCCCGAGGGGTTGGCGCCGCGGCCCGACAGCCAGCAGGAGCGGAAGAGCTCGGAGACGCGCGAAACCATCCTCGAGGCGACGCTCGAGTGCCTGGCCAACCACGGTTACGCCGAGACCACCAACAACCTGATCTGCGACATCGCGAAGATTTCGCGCGGGGCGATGCTGCATCATTACCCGACGCGGCAGGACCTCCTCGTGGCGGTCATCGACTACGCCTTCTACAAGCACATGACCGCGTTCAGCCAGACAGTCTCCCGGCTGCGCGAGGAAGACCGTGTCGGCCGCAATAGTGCAATTGCGATCGACTGGCAGCTGTGCCAGAGCCGCGAGTTCCAGGCCTACCTCGAACTGCGCGTCGCGTCTCGCACCAACAGCGAGCTGCGCGCGATCTTCCTGCCGCGCGCACGCCATCACGACCTCGTGTGGAAGGAGGAACTCCTCAAGGTCTTCCCCGAGTGGCGCGACGACATGCGCAAGCTCGAACTCACCCGTCGGCTCACGCGTGCGATCCTGGAAGGGCTGACGATGAGCCGCGACCTGTGGAAGGACCCCGCGACGGAATGGATCCTGCTCGCCTTCACGGCCGACATGGTGCGCAAGATCCGCGTTGGCGAACTCGTCTTCCCGTCCGAGGAAAGCCTGGAAGATTTCAAGAAGCCGGCCATCGTCGCGACGCGGCGCCCGCGTGCCACGCGTGCCAAGGCTGCCCCGCGTACGCGCAAGAAGGCCGGCATCTAGGCCGCCACGCTCAACGCGCAGCGCCTGCCGGTTCGGAGGGCGTCAGCCCCCCCCGTAGTGCCGCTCGATCAGGGGGCGACGAGATCGCGGCGTCGAGTCTCGTGACGGCGGACCTCGCGGGCAACAAGCTGCTCGGCAGTCCGTACGACATCAGCCCCGCCAGCTTCTTCATCCATGGCGCGATCCACGAAGCGCGGACGGGGGGCGAGCTGCACCCCACGTTTCTCAGGAAATCACGGCGATTCTCATATCTTCGGGGCAAGCGCATCCGGGCATCGACGACAACCCGGTCGCGCTCGATCCCAGCCCTGTCGGCTGATCGTTTCCGACAGCTTTATGCGGCAGTGAAACCGCCATCGATGATCAGGCTCGCGGCAGTCACGAAACTGGATTCGTCCGACGCGAGATACAGGATGCCGTTGGTGATGTCGTCGGGCTGGCCGATGCGGCCGATCGGGTGCAGGGCGGTGAACATCGCGATGGCATCCTCGTTGCGCTCCGATCGCGAGGCGGGCCATTTCGACGCCGGATTTCGTCTCGATCAGGCCCGGGGGCACCACGTTGATGCGGATGTTGTAGCCCTTCTGGCCGCAATAGACCGCTGCCGATTTCGACATCATGTTGATGCCGGCCTTGGCGGCGCAGTATGCGGCGAGGTTCGGGGCGCCGCTGAAGGCGGCCACCGAGCTCACGTTGATGATCTTGCCGCCGCCGGTGCGCTTCATCCAGCGGATCGCCGCCTGGGTGCCGATGAAGGTCGAGTCGAGGTTGATCGACATGATCCGGGGCCACTCGTCGAGTGTGACGCTCTCGATGTCGTTGTAGGTGCCTCCGCCGGCGTTGTTCACGAGGATGTCGAGGCGGCCGTGTGCCTCGCGCTGTTGCTACTCACTGAAAATTGACCCTCTGGGGGGCAAAATTCAACGCGCGTGGACAGACCAGAAAGCAAAAAGCCCAGCCGATGAGGGCTGGGCTTTCGCTTGGAAATCGTGGTGGTGATGGGCAGAATCGAACTGCCGACCTATGGGTTATGAATCCATCGCTCTAACCGTCTGAGCTACATCACCGCTCGAGCCTGCTAATATAGCGGTTTGGGAATCTGCGCGTCAACACGCTTCAATGAAGAAACTGTATATCCGCACTTTCGGCTGCCAGATGAACGAGTACGACTCGGACAAGATGGCGGACGTGCTCGGGGCGACCGAGGAACTGGTGAAGACCGACAACCCGGAAGAGGCCGACGTGATCCTCTTCAACACCTGTTCGGTGCGCGAGAAGGCGCAGGAGCGGGTGTTCCACGACCTCGGGCGGGTGAAGCACCTGAAGCAGGCGAATCCGAACCTCATCATCGGCGTCGGTGGCTGCGTCGCGAGCCAGGAGGGCGAGGCGATTGTGGCGCGTGCGCCCTACGTCGACGTCGTGTTCGGGCCGCAGACCCTGCATCGCCTGCCGCAACTGATCGCCGAGCGGCGTTACAGCGGCCGCTCTCAGGTCGACATCTCCTTCCCCGAGATCGAGAAGTTCGACAACCTGCCGCCCGCGCGCGTCGAGGGGGCGAGCGCCTTCGTGTCGATCATGGAAGGCTGTTCCAAGTACTGCACCTTCTGCGTCGTGCCCTACACGCGCGGCGAGGAGGTGTCGCGGCCGCTTGAAGACATCCTTGCCGAGGTCGCCGGCCTCGCCGGCCAGGGTGTCAAGGAAGTGACGCTGCTGGGCCAGAACGTCAACGCGTGGCGCGGTCTGATCACGAAGCAGGGCGGCGAGTCGGGCGACTTCGCCTTCCTGCTCGAATGCGTCGCCGAGATCCCCGGTATCGAGCGGCTGCGCTACACCACCTCGCATCCGCGCGAGATGACGCAGCGCGTGTTCGACGCGTACGCCAACATCCCCAAGCTCGTGAGCCACCTGCACCTGCCGGTGCAGTCGGGTTCCGACCGCATCCTCGCGGCGATGAAGCGCGGCTACTCGGTGCTGGAGTTCAAGTCCGTCGTGCGCAAGCTGCGCGCGGCGCGTCCCGATCTGTCGCTGTCGTCGGACTTCATCGTCGGTTTTCCCGGCGAGACCGAGGAAGACTTCGAGAAGACGATGAAGCTGATCGACGAGGTCGGCTTCGATGCGTCCTTCAGTTTCGTGTATAGCCCGCGTCCCGGCACGCCCGCCGCCGATCTGGAAGACCCGGTGCCGCAGGAGACCAAGCTGCGCTGGCTCGCGCGCCTGCAGAAGCGCATCGACGAGCAGGCCCAGGCGATCAGCCGGGCGATGGTGGGCCGCGTCGAACGTGTGTTGGTCGAAGGGCTGTCGCGCAAGGACGAGACCGAGCTCGCCGGACGCACCGACAACAACCGCGTCGTGAACTTCGCCGGCAATCCGCGCCTGATCGGGCAGTTCGTCGACGTGACAATCACCGCCGCCCTGCCGCACAGTCTGCGTGGCGAAATCGTGACGAGAGAAATCTGAATGGGCCGACCCACCGAAGTGGTGCTGGAGCCGCTGGACAACGCGCGGCTCGCGAACCTGTGCGGCGTGCTCGACGAAAACCTGCGCCAGATCGAGACCGCGTACGACGTGACGATCGCGCGCCGCGGCGAGCGCTTCACGCTGCAGGGCGGGCCCGCACAGGCGGCCCTGGCGGCGAAGGCGCTGCGCGAGTTCTACGAGCAGGCGGACGAGCATCTCAGCGTCGATGACATCCAGCTCGGCCTGATCGAGATCGCCAATCGCCGCAAGTCGGATCAGGCCGCACCGGCGCTGCTGACGCGCAAGACCGAGCTGCACGGCCGCACGCCGCGCCAGGTCGAATACCTGCGCAACATCCAGGCGCACGACATCACCTTCGGCATCGGCCCCGCGGGCACCGGCAAGACCTATCTCGCGGTCGCGAGCGCGGTCGATGCCTTCGAGCGCCAGCTCGTCGAGCGCATCATCCTGACGCGCCCGGCGGTCGAGGCGGGCGAACGCCTCGGCTTCCTGCCGGGCGACCTCGCGCAGAAGGTCGACCCCTACCTGCGTCCTCTCTACGACGCGCTCTACGACCTGATGGGCTTCGATCGCGTCGCCAAGCTCTTCGAGCGCGGCAGCATCGAGATCGCGCCGCTCGCCTTCATGCGCGGGCGCACGCTCAACCACGCCTTCATCATCCTCGACGAGGCGCAGAACACGACGCCCGAGCAGATGAAGATGTTCCTCACCCGCATCGGCATCGGCGCCAAGGCCGTCGTCACCGGCGACCTCACGCAGGTCGACCTGCCGCGCGGCCATCGCAGCGGCCTGCTGGAAGCGCGCGAGGTGCTCGCCGCCGTGCGCGGCATCGCCTTCACCGAGTTCCAGAAGGAAGACGTCGTGCGCCACCCGCTGGTCGCGCGCATCGTGGAGGCCTACGACAACCAGGCGACGCGCGCGGCGATGCAGGCCGCGCTCGCGAAGAAGGAGCAGGCGTGATGATCGACTCGCCTCCTCATCTGGCGCTGACGATCCAGAAGGCGATCGGCAAGGCGAACCGCGACAACGCGCCGTCCTCCGGCGACATGCGCCGCTGGGCGCAGGCCGCGCTGCAGGCGGGCGACGCCGAAGTCACCGTGCGTCTCGTCGGCGCGACCGAGGGGCGCGAACTCAACCGCGACTTCCGCGGCAAGGACTACGCCACCAACGTGCTGACCTTCGTCTATGGTGAAGGCGAGGGCATGCCGGACCAGGATGGCGACGCGCCGCTGGCCGGCGATCTCGTGCTGTGCGTGCCAGTCGTCGTGCGCGAGGCCGCCGAGCAGGGCAAGGCGCTCGAGGCACATTTCGCCCACCTGATCGTCCACGGCATGCTGCATCTGCAGGGCTACGACCACGAGGACAGCGACGAGGC
This genomic interval carries:
- a CDS encoding TetR/AcrR family transcriptional regulator, yielding MNNDLPNAILELAPEGLAPRPDSQQERKSSETRETILEATLECLANHGYAETTNNLICDIAKISRGAMLHHYPTRQDLLVAVIDYAFYKHMTAFSQTVSRLREEDRVGRNSAIAIDWQLCQSREFQAYLELRVASRTNSELRAIFLPRARHHDLVWKEELLKVFPEWRDDMRKLELTRRLTRAILEGLTMSRDLWKDPATEWILLAFTADMVRKIRVGELVFPSEESLEDFKKPAIVATRRPRATRAKAAPRTRKKAGI
- a CDS encoding SDR family NAD(P)-dependent oxidoreductase: MNNAGGGTYNDIESVTLDEWPRIMSINLDSTFIGTQAAIRWMKRTGGGKIINVSSVAAFSGAPNLAAYCAAKAGINMMSKSAAVYCGQKGYNIRINVVPPGLIETKSGVEMARLAIGAQRGCHRDVHRPAPDRPHRPARRHHQRHPVSRVGRIQFRDCREPDHRWRFHCRIKLSETISRQGWDRARPGCRRCPDALAPKI
- the miaB gene encoding tRNA (N6-isopentenyl adenosine(37)-C2)-methylthiotransferase MiaB, coding for MKKLYIRTFGCQMNEYDSDKMADVLGATEELVKTDNPEEADVILFNTCSVREKAQERVFHDLGRVKHLKQANPNLIIGVGGCVASQEGEAIVARAPYVDVVFGPQTLHRLPQLIAERRYSGRSQVDISFPEIEKFDNLPPARVEGASAFVSIMEGCSKYCTFCVVPYTRGEEVSRPLEDILAEVAGLAGQGVKEVTLLGQNVNAWRGLITKQGGESGDFAFLLECVAEIPGIERLRYTTSHPREMTQRVFDAYANIPKLVSHLHLPVQSGSDRILAAMKRGYSVLEFKSVVRKLRAARPDLSLSSDFIVGFPGETEEDFEKTMKLIDEVGFDASFSFVYSPRPGTPAADLEDPVPQETKLRWLARLQKRIDEQAQAISRAMVGRVERVLVEGLSRKDETELAGRTDNNRVVNFAGNPRLIGQFVDVTITAALPHSLRGEIVTREI
- a CDS encoding PhoH family protein yields the protein MGRPTEVVLEPLDNARLANLCGVLDENLRQIETAYDVTIARRGERFTLQGGPAQAALAAKALREFYEQADEHLSVDDIQLGLIEIANRRKSDQAAPALLTRKTELHGRTPRQVEYLRNIQAHDITFGIGPAGTGKTYLAVASAVDAFERQLVERIILTRPAVEAGERLGFLPGDLAQKVDPYLRPLYDALYDLMGFDRVAKLFERGSIEIAPLAFMRGRTLNHAFIILDEAQNTTPEQMKMFLTRIGIGAKAVVTGDLTQVDLPRGHRSGLLEAREVLAAVRGIAFTEFQKEDVVRHPLVARIVEAYDNQATRAAMQAALAKKEQA
- the ybeY gene encoding rRNA maturation RNase YbeY is translated as MIDSPPHLALTIQKAIGKANRDNAPSSGDMRRWAQAALQAGDAEVTVRLVGATEGRELNRDFRGKDYATNVLTFVYGEGEGMPDQDGDAPLAGDLVLCVPVVVREAAEQGKALEAHFAHLIVHGMLHLQGYDHEDSDEAEEMEALETRILAELGYPDPYAERSA